The following are encoded in a window of Sphingobium sp. AP49 genomic DNA:
- a CDS encoding Smr/MutS family protein has product MARRTLTSDEQALWGALTRTVRPIRPGLSRPALPAATNRPIAETRLTPAPPKPMPVTVPRSPAAVLDNGWERRIRSGNIAPDMAIDLHGHSLASAHSRLNQALATAFSRDVRVLLIVTGKPPKASSGGEKARRGAIRGEIGHWLETSPHADRIASVRVAHPRHGGDGAIYLILRRKK; this is encoded by the coding sequence ATGGCACGCCGGACCCTGACCTCTGACGAACAGGCGCTCTGGGGCGCACTGACCCGCACCGTCCGGCCGATCCGGCCGGGCCTGTCCCGCCCTGCCCTGCCGGCCGCGACGAATCGTCCGATTGCGGAAACAAGGTTAACGCCAGCGCCGCCGAAGCCCATGCCCGTGACAGTTCCGCGCAGCCCGGCAGCGGTGCTGGACAATGGCTGGGAGCGTCGAATCCGTAGCGGCAATATAGCCCCCGACATGGCCATAGACCTGCATGGCCACAGCCTGGCTTCGGCCCATAGCCGCCTTAACCAGGCGCTGGCGACGGCGTTCTCACGCGACGTTCGGGTGCTGCTGATTGTCACGGGCAAGCCGCCTAAAGCCAGCAGCGGCGGGGAAAAGGCGCGACGCGGCGCCATCCGTGGCGAAATCGGCCACTGGCTGGAAACCAGCCCCCATGCCGATCGCATCGCGAGCGTCCGGGTAGCGCACCCTCGCCATGGAGGCGATGGCGCCATCTATCTGATATTGCGGCGCAAAAAATAG